One region of Emys orbicularis isolate rEmyOrb1 chromosome 4, rEmyOrb1.hap1, whole genome shotgun sequence genomic DNA includes:
- the SLC10A1 gene encoding hepatic sodium/bile acid cotransporter, whose translation MNTTRGAYGSPESWNPEHTENASLPNFTLPFTFHQRATDQALTGILIAVLSIVMVSLGCTMQLSKIKTHFWKPKGVAIAVVAQYGIMPLTAFALGKLFHLGPIESLAVLICGCCPGGNLSNIFSLASKGDMNLSIVMTTCSTLLALGLMPLLLYLYSRGLYQGNLEGKVPYKGIVISLAMMLIPCTIGIFLNEKKPQYARLIIKAGMIVLLVSSVPIIALFVTSVGNSILITFSPPLLGTSALMPFIGFLLGYMLSSFFNLNDRCRRTVCMETGCQNVQLCSTILKVAFAPDVIGPLFFFPFLYMVFQLGEGFLLILAFRVHEKLKKPNDTAKMIYTAVDDIAQETETPAK comes from the exons ATGAACACCACCAGAGGAGCCTATGGAAGCCCAGAATCCTGGAACCCAGAGCATACTGAGAATGCCTCCTTGCCCAACTTTACACTGCCTTTCACGTTTCACCAACGGGCCACTGACCAAGCACTGACTGGAATCCTCATTGCTGTCCTCAGCATTGTCATGGTGTCACTGGGGTGCACCATGCAGCTCTCCAAGATCAAGACTCACTTCTGGAAACCTAAAGGGGTGGCCATTGCTGTGGTGGCTCAGTATGGCATAATGCCTCTGACCGCGTTTGCCCTGGGCAAGCTCTTCCATTTGGGACCTATTGAGTCTCTGGCTGTGCTCATCTGTGGCTGCTGTCCAGGTGGAAACCTCTCAAACATTTTTAGTCTGGCATCAAAAGGAGATATGAACCTGAG CATTGTGATGACCACATGCTCAACGCTCCTGGCACTTGGGCTGATGCCTCTTCTACTGTATCTTTACTCAAGAGGGCTGTACCAGGGCAACCTAGAGGGCAAAGTACCTTACAAGGGAATAGTCATCTCCTTGGCCATGATGCTCATTCCCTGCACAATTGGGATCTTCCTGAATGAGAAGAAGCCACAGTATGCTCGCCTCATCATCAAG GCAGGGATGATTGTGTTGCTTGTATCATCTGTTCCAATAATCGCTCTGTTTGTGACAAGTGTTGGAAACAGTATTTTGATCACCTTCTCACCACCCCTACTGGGAACGTCTGCCTTGATGCCTTTTATTGGTTTCCTGCTTGGCTACATGCTATCTTCATTTTTCAATCTCAATGACAG ATGCAGGCGGACAGTCTGCATGGAGACTGGTTGCCAGAATGTGCAGCTCTGCTCTACCATCCTCAAAGTGGCCTTTGCCCCTGATGTCATTGGAccccttttcttcttccctttccTATACATGGTATTCCAGCTTGGAGAGGGCTTTCTCCTGATACTGGCCTTCAGGGTTCATGAAAAGCTAAAGAAACCAAACG